A window of Equus przewalskii isolate Varuska chromosome 6, EquPr2, whole genome shotgun sequence genomic DNA:
GGCCTGGCTGTGTGGTCTCCTGCCCAGCTCTCTCCGTGACTGGATTTACTGAGAAGCAGTGGAGTTGAGAATGGGAATCTAATTTTTTTCGGGAAGGCATTTGGTTTTTGTGGCAGGCCAGGATCTGCCTTCAGTGCCTGGTTCTCTGAAGTTTGATCTCCTCCTGCCTGGGGACCTTTCTACCTTTTTCTCCCATATCCAATGGGTCACCCTGAGAGCTGCAGCCCTGGGGAAGTGCTGCCCTAGGGCTTTGCTTTCAGCAGCCCGAGAACAAACATTCTCAGGatgtgtttacttttatttttttctttaagctccCACTGTCCTGTCTACTTTCCTCCATAGCGCCAAGGGTGAGAAGagtgtctccattttatagaaggggaatttgaggcccagagatgtggAGTGACTTCTCCACAGCCCTGTCACTGGATCAGAGCTAAGGATAGAATTTGGCTTTTCTTGGCTTTCAACAGTCCCTCTGGTGCCACACCCCCCtccaccccgcccctccccgtGCCACGctggcctctggcctccaggTTAGATGTTAAATAGGAGCTTGCTGGCTCACAAGGGAGAAAACGAGGAGCGCTTCTTGTTGTACTGTGTCCGTGTGTGCGCCTGTGTGCACATATGTCTGCAGGCGTGTGCATCCCGTGAACATGGGTAGGAATGGGGTATCCTGGAGACACCTGAGGTCTCCACTGTGTTTCCTGTTGGCGGGTCAGGCCCTGCAGTTGCTTGGGTCCTGTTGCCCTGCACACACCTGCCATTCAGGAGCCGGCCTCTCCCATAAACCTCTCTTCTAACTCTGCACAAGTCCCTCCAGAGATGGGGGCCTGCCCTGGCAGAAGAAGGGGCATAGACAGCATCCCAGCCTGACCAGGAGGGGGAAAGAACAAAGCGGTTGGcgtgagggaggggcagggctcaCAGCCTCTGGAGCCATGTGTCCTGGGTGGCAGAGCTTGAGCCACCGCAGGCTTCATTGAGGGGCATTTCCCTGTCATTCTGCAGACGGAaggtgtgcgtgtgtctgtgaaTGTCCTGAACAAGCAGAAGGGGGCTCCTTTACTGTTCGTGGTCCGCCAGAAGGAGGCTGTGGTGTCCTTCCAGGTGCCCCTAATCCTGCGAGGGCTGTGAGTAGGACCTGGGGATCGGGGGGGGGACTGAGCCTCACCCAGGGCCTTGTGCAGAGCCTCAGACCACCCAAAGCCCCTCTGTTTCTTGTCCCTTTTCCCTGAACCCGGAGGCTGGTCAACGGCATGAGGGCCAAGCCAGCCGGCCTGGAGCTTGTCAGCTtagtgtggggagggcagggatggGTGGGGACCAGAGTGCAGAACTGGGGCCTTGCTCCTCTGGAGTGGCATGCTGGCCCGGACAGTGGTCTCGTCCTGACTCTCTGCTTCGCTCCATAGGTATCAGCGCAAGTATCTCTACCAAAAGGTGGAACGAACGCTGTGTCAGCCCCCCACCAAGAATGAGTCTGAGGTCCAGTTCTTCTACGTGGATGTGTCCACCTTGTCACCAGTCAATACCACGTACCAGCTGCGTGTCAGCAGAATGGACGACTTTGTGCTCAGGTCTGTAGGGGAGAGCGAGGGGACCACGAGACTGGCCTCCTCCCCAAGCTCTGAGAGTGACTGCAGGGGGCTCTTCTCTGTCCTGCAGGACCGGGGAGCAGTTTAGCTTCAATACCACAGCAGCCCAGCCTCAGGTAAGACCTCCCTGTTGACTGCCCCCCAGGAGGAGAAATGGGGAAGCTTGAACATGGGAGTGGGAGTGGTCAGTGGTCTTTGCCAGGAGTTTCCAGTTGGCTGTACTCTCCACAGAGGGACTCTCTGGAAACAGAGTCTGTGGCCCCTGAGGTGTTGAGGGGCAGACAGCATGAGAAATGCAGAGACATGGGGTCTGGCTGCCATCTTTGCTACTTGCCTCTCGGGCACTGTCCTGAGTGCCCAGCTGAGGTTGAGGGGAGTGGTATACAGAAGATGGGGAGGCTTATGGTCAAGAcctttctccccactgcccccactgcCCAACCTTGGGAGGATTCACACTGTTCCCTTCTAGAGGGGCAAAGAGAGCATCCTCATGAGGTGgggctctccctgccctccccacgcCCTCAGTACTTCAAGTATGAGTTCCCAGAGGGAGTGGACTCAGTGATTGTCAAGGTGACCTCCAACAAGGCCTTCCCCTGCTCAGTCATCTCCATCCAGGATGTCCTGGTAAGTTGCCTGCCCTTTTACTCTCCACCAGCGGGTGGCAGGGCTGCTAAAGAGAGGGGACGGGGCCCAGATCCCTGCCATCTGtctctcccatccttcctctGTAGTGTCCTGTCTATGACCTAGACAACAATGTAGCCTTCATCGGCATGTACCAGACTATGACCAAGAAGGCAGCCATCACTGTGCAGGTAGGAAATGCGCGTGGCCCTGTGGGAGATGGGGCCCGGTGACTAGCTTTCCAAACCCTTGCTTCTTTTCCCCTGCCCCATTCCTACACCACCCACATGGCTGAGTCTTGGCCCACTGGTCCCTGAGACTTTGGGTCCCCTGATATATGTGGGAGTTGAATCATAATCCCCATCGTCTTTGAGGACAGGAGAGAGCAGAGTACCCACTCTGGCTGTCATATCTGCTTCATCCACTGTAACGCTAGtagggagaggaaagggggcCTGGCTGATACTTTGTGCTGCCCTTGGCAAGGGCTGAAACCtgtgctggggacagggaggggaagcCATGTGTTCACCTCACAGCATCCAGTTGGCACCGGATGGAGGCCATGTGGCCCCGCCGCTTTTTCTCCTGGCTGATGCCCCGTCTGTAATAGGGCACCCGTGGGTTCCATGATGGCGGTGCACACACACCTACGCTCACCTGGCTGTAGTGTAGGTTCAGAGTTTGGGCTCTCGATCAgataatcctggctctgccacttactggcagTGTGACCTTAAGCTCATTTCTGAGCCTGTCCcacagagataataatagtacttattgCATAAGGATCTTTGTGAGGATTATGTAAAATAATACGTATGGAAAGAgtttagcacaatgtctggcccAAAGTAGCTATTCAGGAaaggatgatggtgatgatgatggtggtggtgttggtggtgaTGATTGTCATCATCGTCACCATCCTGCAGCGCAAAGACTTCCCCAGCAACAGCTTttatgtggtggtggtggtgaagacTGAAGACCAGGCCTGTGGGGGTTCCTTGCCTTTCTACCCCTTTGTCGAAGGTACATTTTGTGCCCTGGATCTGGCTATGGATGGGGAAGGCTTGGTCCCTTCCTGGGAGGTAGAAGAGCCTGTGTGACTGACTGGTGGACCTGATGGGATATGGGTTTTGGGTCCCAGACTCTCCCAGGCTTGGTCCCCTCAACTCTAGCCAAACTCCAGGCAGGCACTTGTTTCCCAGTTTGACATTTTACTTCCAGATGAACCAGTGGATCAAGGACACCGCCAGAAAACCCTGTCAGTGCTGGTATCTCGAGCAGTCACATGTGAgtgtgggtgggtgagtggggaTGGACCGGTCTCTGGCTCTTCCTTGCAGACCTGGCGTAGGGAGGGTCTCTGAATGGGAAGGATGAAGAGGACCTACTGGAGGAGGCCATGGTGGGGGCGGGCGGGGTGTTCTTGGCAGGCGTCACGATGGAAGGCCCAGGAGGTGAGTCCCAGTGTCAGGCGGTAGAGTCCATGACTGAAGATTGAAGGCGTGGCTTTTAGTTCTCCCTCTGCCACTTAGGAACAGTGTAATctcattgagcctcagtttccccgtctctATAACAGGGCTAATAGAATCTGCCCCATTGTCTCTCTAAGTTGGGAGGTTTAGCATAAAATTAGTAGGAAGTCCAGGCCCCTTAGtcctgctcaataaatatttactgagggatTGAGCGAAGCCCTTTTTAAACTGGAAAGTCTAAGATAAAAATGAGATTGTGATGGGAGGAGAGCAAAGCTGCCTCTCCTATGCAGAgtgtttattcagcaaatatttattgagctcgtTCTGTGTGCCAGGTGCCAAGCAAAGGACAGGTTACTGTGGGAGCACAGGATGGAGAAGTCTTCCTAGAGGACTCAGTCCTTGAGTTTTGTTTTGAAGGTTAAGTCAAGATGGTGTTTTCGAGGAAGAAGTAGagaagaaagttctagaagaggGAGCAACAAGAGCAAAGACAGCAGCCCTGTCAGGGTTTGGCCTATTTGGGGCACTGCCATTCTTCACACTGGCTGGGTCATTACGTTTGAGGGGAGCAGTGAGAGGCTGGGCCCTTGTGTGCCAGGATGGGCCATCTTGAAGGTACTGGTGTGTTTACCTTTCTGCTTCCCTGCCCGCAGCTCAGGCCTATGTTGGCGGTATGCTCTTTTGCCTGGgcatatttctctccttctacctgCTGACCGTCTTCCTGGCCTGTTGGGAGAACTGGAGGTAAAGTGGAACTGCTGGGCTCTCCCCTGTTGTGGGGTGGTTCGGGTAGGGGCTATGGGGGAGATGGCCTGGCAGGATCTGAGCTGGCCCAGAGTAGTCTTCCACACCATCCACGGGGCATGGGAAGGCAGCTCCCTGTTAGGGTCTGTGGTCCATGGGCCCTTCTTCTGgaaaccacccctccccccagctttCTTGCCAAGCAGGGAGACCCCACATTGCTTCCCGGCCTGGGAGGAACCCTCAGATCATGGCTGGAGGACAGGGTTATGGGGTGGAGAGGGTGGAAGGCAGGCCGGCCCGGCATAGGAGGGATTCTCGTCCTGTCCCTCTGGTTTGCCTCTGGATTCTGTCCCTGCAGGCAGAAGAAGAAGACCCTTCTGGTGGCCATGGACCGAGCCTGCCCAGAAAGCGGTACCTTCAGAGGGCCTGGATGGGCAGGCAGAGTTTGCTCTGTTTTGGAGGGACTAGTGGTGGATGGTTCCCTTGGGGGAGTTGGAGGAGGAAGGACCGGCTCGGGCATTTTGGGTGTTCAGATTGGGAGTAACACTCTGCAGATGGAAATGGGGCCAGAATATTGTGTCCTCCTGTCCCTAACATGCCCGTCTTAAAGGCTGCCCCTTGATTTGTTCTCTGGGTCTAGCAACATTGTCCGCCTCAGACGTTGTGGCTCACAGTCTCTGGGATTATTaacctttccttctctctccctttgtgcCACCCATCCCTCTCTTTCTATCCTCCCTCCTGCTTGGGACcttctctctcagcttctctTCTTGGTAAGCTCCAAGTGCTCTGGGCAGAGGAGCTGGAGTCtagagttggggggggggggcggtggatGGTGGAAGCACAGGGGTGTCTGGTGGGATCTGGGCCCATGCTGTCTGTCCTCGCTGCTGGTAATTTAGATGTGTCAATTCCTGGACCTTTCTCTCTTTAGGGAGGACAGAGGGTGGTGAGTGTTCCCATTGGGGACGCACATGGGAGGTCAGGGCAGGTGATGGTGGTGGGAGCGAGCTCCTTGCCCGGATAGGGGCTTATTCTTGGCTGCTGCCCTggcccctctgtgtctctcttctctgaaTTCTTGTCCCTCTTTTCCTTGACTCTTGACTTCTCTGCTCCCAAGGCTAAGGGGAGCTTAACTTCTTGTTGCAGGTCACCCTCGGGTCCTGGCCGATTCCTTCCCTGGCAGCCCCCCTTATGAGGGTTACAACTACGGCTCCTTTGGTACGTGTCAACCCGAGGCTGTGCTTGCTTGCTCATAACCTTGTCTCAGGCCTCCACCTGCGAAGTGGCAAAGGGCCTCAATGCCCCAGGATGGGTCTCTTGTCTTCTTCCCTGAGGTCTACCCTACCTGCCTGACCACTTACTGTTCCCTGCAGATAATGGCTCTGGATCCACCGATGGTCTGGTTGACAGCACGGGCACTGGGGACCTCTCCTACGGTTACCAGGGTGAGTGGGCCAGGCAGGGCTGAGCTGTGCGGTGCAGGGCTGGTGCTGGCTGGGTGAAACTCAATGGTGGGCGGTTGCCTCTTCTGCCAGACGCTGGAACCAGGGAAGGGCCTGCCATCTCcccgcccctctcctcccctccttggCCCCACTTCCCCGGTaactttccctttcctttgaAGGGCAGGACCAGTTCAAGCGGCGCCTCCCCTTTGGCCAGATGCGGCAGCTGTGCATTGCCATGGGTAGATGTGGGGGGCAGCTCTGCCAATCAGCTCCTGCCAGGGCGGTTGACTGGAGCCAGCAGCTCCAGGGCCAGGAAGATGCTGTGTGCATGGCTTCCCCTTCTAATACCAATGATTGCCAGCTCTCGTGTCTTCTGAGATAAGCAGGCACTCGCCCCTGATGCTGGTGGGCTGGCACCCCTGCTACCCCCAGGCCTGATGTTCAGCTTTGCTGTGATGTTTGCTGCCAGCACCCTAGCTCCCTGGCCTGCTGGGATAGGGATCATGGGTAGGGGTGTCATGTCTTGGCCTCTGGGGGCTTTGGTCAGGCAAGGTCACAGGGGGAAGCTTCTGAAGGCACAAGGAAAGACCAGATAAAGGAGCAGGTGTTCTTCCTAGAGGCAGCCTCTCACCGTTGCCTGCAGCCCAGGGCCCACTGGGTCTTTACCCAGGGGTGGCCAAGGCAGTGTCTTCTCAGAACCCACACAGCTGGGCACGTCCTAATCAGCATGACTTCTGCTGAATTCAGTCCTGTTGCTTGTGTCTGGGGCCTGGGGTCTGCTCAGTGGCCTGGCCTGGAAGCCCTGGCTCAGtgagggggcagggctggaacGGGGCTGCAGTGGACCCTGTTTGGTGGCCTCTTCGCAGAGCCCACCCTTGCTCTCCTCCAGGTCCTAGGAGCACCTGATAACTCCTCCCAGGGCCTGagcccacctccacccctgctctgtgcccacaaTTTGCCTCTTCCCACTGCCTAGTAATTGTGACAATTGCCCCAGGTGGGTGGGGGCAGACCTCAGATTCTGTGCTCACTGGGAAAcccttcccctctgctcccccagaACGCTCCCTTGACCCTGTGGGCACTCGGCCACGACTGGACTCCATGAGCTCTGTGGAGGAGGATGACTATGACACGTTGACTGACATCGATTCGGACAAGAACGTCATTCGCACCAAGGTCTGAGACGGCCCAGGCTGGCCCGCACAGGGGACTCCCAGGGAAGGGAGATTCTGTGTCGAGGCCCCAGCATGCCTCCCTCTGGGGTGGCATGTTAGGAAAGCATAGGGAAAGAGCTCAGTCGGGGCATGAGAGATTCCAGGGGGACGGACTCACTCCCAGCCCTTCCAGACCGACTGGCCAGCAGTAATGGGCTGGCCTAGAACCCTGGCTGCCTGAGGGGGGCTTCTCCTGTCCTCTTCTAACCTGGGTGAGGGGCTTCTCCCCGGCAGTGGGACAGTGGGGCTCACTCCAGCTTCTCCCCAGCAATACCTCTATGTGGCTGACCTGGCACGCAAGGATAAACGCGTTCTGCGGAAAAAGTACCAGATCTACTTCTGGTGAGTGGGCGGAGTAGGTGGGGCTTCCTGTTATTCGCGGGGCAGCGTGGTGGTTTCTGGGGTCCTGCAGCCTCACCACCGCCCTCCCACCCCTTAGGAACATTGCTACCATTGCCGTCTTCTATGCGCTTCCTGTGGTGCAGCTGGTGATCACCTACCAGACGGTGAGAGGCGGGGgccacctccctgggcctgtgCTAAGCGCCCTCGCAGAGCTGTGGGCTTGCCTCGTCCACAGTCTGCGACACTGCCCCAAAGTGCAGAGCCTCCCAGCCTGGGGCTCTGGAGTGAGCACAGGTCTTAAGTCACaggacctgagttcaaatcctggttctaccttaccagctgggtgaccttgagcaggtcacttaACATCcctgagcatcagttttctcatctgtaaaatgggggcagcACGATACCAATGGCAGCACCTTCCCAAGGTTGTTGCAGGGATTTCTGAAATGGATGCCCCGGGACTTTGTAAAGTTTcggtttcccttcccttttctctgtacTGTGGAGCGAGAACCTCAGTCTCGGTCATGCTCCAGGGTTTTCAGCCACACCAGGGAGGGGGTGGTGACCGTGCCAAAGAAGGACTTGCCTGgtgtacatgtgtgcacacatgctgGCCGTGGTGGCACTTCCTGTCCAGGGCAGAATTGGCACTGGGTGGTGTggtgggcctggggcctggcccacTCACCTGGACAGTGGGCATGTCTGTGTGTTAGCAGCCCCCTCCCTGTGCCCGCCCCCTGCTGCAGGTGGTGAATGTCACAGGGAATCAGGACATCTGCTACTACAACTTCCTCTGTGCCCACCCGCTGGGCAACCTCAGGTGGGGATCTGCTTGGGGGGCGCTTCCCTGGACGAACAGTGAACCGGGGCGCGGCCGTGCAAGTGCCCCCTGGGTGGGGAAGAGGTCAGGGAAGGAGGCCCAGCCATGTGCCCTGTGTCGCCCTTTCCAGCGCCTTCAACAACATCCTCAGCAACCTGGGGTACATCCTGCTGGGGCTCCTCTTCCTGCTCATCATCCTGCAGCGGGAGATCAACCACAACCGGGCCCTGCTGCGCAACGACCTCTACGCCCTGGTGAGGGGGCACCTGCTGCAAGCCTCAGCTCCACCCCTTTCTAGCAGGCGtggccctgcctgccctgccccaccctcccctgcccagccctgtgaCACCCTGCTGAGCCCTGCCCTCCTCAGCCTtgccctgcccagctctgctcagccctgcccagccctgccctgctctgctcagccctgcccagccctgcccagccctgcccagccctgccctgctctgctcagccctgcccagccctgccctgctctgctcagccctgcccagccctgcccagcccagcccagacctgctCAGCCCTGCTttgccctgcccagccctgcccggcCCTGCTCTGtccagccctgctctgctctgtccagccctgctctgctctgtccagccctgctctgctctgcccagcccaggccagccctgctctgccctgccctgcccagctctgccctgccctgccctgcccagccctgcttggccctgccctgccttgcTCAGCCCTGTCCTGCCCTACCCTGCTCAGCCCTGCCGAGGTCAGCCCACATACCCACTCTACCCATATCCTActcctcctccactcctctgTCATAGTCTCCCTCTTTTgggtcccttccttccttccttccttccttccttccttccttcctccctccctccctccctccctccctcccatcccacctcacctcctctctcccttctcttcccttcctccccaacaGGAATGTGGGATCCCAAAGCACTTTGGCCTGTTCTATGCCATGGGCACAGCCCTGATGATGGAGGGGCTCCTGAGTGCCTGCTATCACGTCTGCCCCAACTATACCAATTTCCAGTTTGGTGAGTGGgccctccctcttccctggctGAATGTAGAACCGAGAGCAGGGACCTCCCTGAGTCCTCCCTCATCCCCAAGTCACCTGCAGGGATCCCCAAGACTTAGCTCTGTAGGAGACTCCAGAGCTGGGTGCTTTGTGCACATGTCCTGGCTTATTGAAGATAGGCATCTGGACACTGTTTCCTCCTACGGAGCATGCGCAAGCACTGGGCAAATGAGGATAATGAAGATGTAGTCTCTGATCTCAGGGTGCTCACACTAAGTTATCTTCATTGTCAGGGGAAGTCACTGTGGGGGACAGATAGGGGGGTGGCAGTCTGGTGTGGCAGGGATAGTTAAGGGACTGGAGTTCAAGTGCCAGCCCACCGTCAGCTTGCTCTGTGGCTGAGCTGATGGAGGTGTGGGGGCCCTCTCTTCCACCCTGATGGTCTGGGCTGGGAGTTCCACGCTGAGGCTCTGTGGCTGTCTCTAGCTTATATCCGCTGCCTCCACCCTAGACACGTCGTTCATGTACATGATCGCCGGGCTCTGCATGCTGAAGCTGTACCAGAAGCGGCACCCTGACATCAACGCCAGTGCCTACAGCGCCTACGCCTGCCTGGCCATCGTCATCTTCTTCTCCGTGCTGGGCGTGGTGAGGCCCCCACCCGCTCTGCTCACCCCGTAGGAAAGGTGCACGTGCGTTCACACACACGTGTGCGTGCACACACCCCCACTCCACCTTCCACAGGAGAGATCCCTGCACCTTCCCCAAGGTGCCCTCCCTGCGCCCCTTGGAGAGTCCCAgcctggctgggcagggaggaggggcaggcggCGGGAGCAGCTTTCCCCAGTGCCTCCTCATCCCTGCCCTTGGTGGCCGCCCGACAGGTCTTCGGCAAAGGGAACACAGCGTTCTGGATTGTCTTTTCGATCATTCACATCACGGCCACCCTGCTCCTCAGCACACAGCTCTACTACATGGGCCGCTGGAAGCTGGGTGAGGGCATGTCCAGGGCGGGGTGTGTGGGAGGAGCCTGCTGGGCCCCATGGAATGAGGGGTGGGTGGCCTCGGGGACCTGGACTCCCAGGAGACTTTTGGGTTCTGGGGGCCTGGAGGAATCACTGGGTGAGGATTTGGGTGAGGCCTTGGCATAGCTGTCCCCTCCAAAGGCCCTGGACCCTCTCTGCTGGCacaggccaggggccaggagagCAGGGCCCCCGTGCCTTCCAGCACCTTCCCTTCTCCTTGCAGACTCTGGGATCTGCCGTCGCATCTTCCACGTGCTGTACACAGACTGCATCCGGCAGTGCAGCGGGCCCCTCTACGTGGTACCTCCCAgatgcccagcccctcctcctccatctgcaaTCTTCCCTccagtggggggcagggaggaccaGTTGACTTGggtcttcttcccttcttctctccctggctctcttcccctctctcagtCCCTGTGTCTCTGCTTCCCTCCAGGACCGCATGGTGCTGCTGGTTATGGGCAACATTATCAACTGGTCGCTGTGAGTCTGGCCATTGTCTACAGTAGCCTGGCTTGGTGGACAGCTGGGGATTTGGCCAGCCACTGGCTGCCTTGGGGGCCACGGACAAATTCTAAGCTTTGGGCATAGAAATGAGGGCTGACGAGAGAGGTATTGGCACCTGGGGTTCTAGAATTTTCTGTGGGCCTCTGAACCCCGCCCCATATCATAGTAAAACATAGGGTAGGGACAAGGGAGagctttttttcttgctcttggCCCTCCCCTGCTTTAtcagcccttcctccctcttcccagggCTGCCTACGGGCTCATCATGCGTCCCAATGATTTTGCCTCCTACTTGTTGGCCATTGGCATCTGCAACCTGCTCCTTTACTTTGCCTTCTACATTATTATGAAGGTGAGTGGGGAGGGCTGAATTTCCTCTGCCTGTTGCTCTGCctgctggggagggagatgggcacagccTGCCTGGGGCAGCGCTGAGAGTCAGTGAGAATTTTTAAGTCCATCATCTGTCTGTGCCAGTGAGgtgtgaggaggggagaggctgaaGTCTCTTGCATGTACACCCCGGGAGCCAGCTACATCCTGAGACCCATTTACTGAGCCCCTTCCATATTCTAAGAATGGCCCGTGAAACTGGTCGCACTTGAGGCCACAGTTTGTAAGAGCTGAAGGGGTTCAGTGCAGAAGGGCTTGAGGAGGGGGCTCACTGAGTCTTGGGCCTCCAAGGACCAGGTGCTTCCCAAGGTACCCTCAGGCCATCCAGTGTGAGGGGACCCCCTTGCACAGGGAGAGCCCCCTGGCCAGTATACTCTGCCAGCCAGGGTTTTGGGCACATGAAGGCCCAGCCAAGGATGGGCATCAGGGGTGCAAACACCAGGCTGCTAACATGGGACAGGTTGAGCTGTGTAGCTCTGTGAGCTGGTGGTATGAATCTAAGAGGGCTTCCTAAAGGGTCCATCCTGAAAGCCTGGGAAGGCACCAGGAAAGCGCCTCAGAGGCAGGCTGAGAagtggggcggggcagggcctggccctcaGACTGCTCTTCCTCCCCCCCTGCCACCCCCAGCTCCGCAGTGGGGAGAGGATCAAGCTCATCCCCCTGCTCTGCATCATCTGCACCTCGGTGGTCTGGGGCTTCGCACTATTCTTCTTCTTCCAGGGACTCAGCACCTGGCAGGTGGGTGGTTGTTCCGCCAAAGGTGGGGGAGTTGCCCACAGGCTCATTCTGAACCAACAAATGGCCAATTCTCTTCTCAGAGATCGTTTGTGAGCACCTACCATGGGCCAGCCCTTTCACAGCTGCTTTTTGGTTGAATCCTCCTAACATTTGACATGTCAGCATGGAGGTATCCCCATTTCACTTACGAGGCAGCTGAGCCTCAGGGAGGccaagtgacctgcccaaggtcacactggcAGTGAGTGGCACAGCTGGGGTTTGAATCCCCAGATGTCAGGCTCTGTCCTCTGCCTCATAGGGCACCTCCCATGGAACTCTGTGATTGGAGCTAAGTCTGGCATGGTCTCTGTCTTTGAGGCACTTATAATCTAGTTCAGGAGAGAGACCATTagctcctggctggctgtttACAATATGATACACGAGATGAAGGGTATGGGCAAGATCGGCAGGGGGAACGAACAGGAGTACAGAGGACAGAGAGGCCTCTGTGAGTTAGGAGGTacaagaaggcttcctggaagaggcaggcCTGGCTCTTGGCCTTCAAGGCCCTGGGTGATGGGAAGGGCCTGTGGCCCAGAGATGCCTTGACCTGAGTAACGACAGAGAAGCAGAACAAGATGGGGCAGATTTGGGGATCGGTGAATTTGCTGAGTAGAGCCGAGCGAAGACTGTGAGCTCTGTGCAGGCAGGGCGGGTCTTTCTTGGTCATCTCTGCGGCCTCAGCATGGGCACAGACAGCCCCCACCGAGTGATGTCCAGCCAGTGTTTGCTGGATGGAGGTTACGGGTGGAGCATGGAGGCCCTTGAGTGCCTCGGGTCATGGCCCACGTCATCGTCCTTGGGCAGGGGTATGTGACCTGACAGTAGTGCTTTGGATAAACAAAGGGCCTGGAGGAGCCATGGAGACCTCATTAGGGGAGGGGCCAGAGTCCAAGGTGGGAATCTGAGTTAGGAGGTTTTGTGGCCTTTTAGCGTCTCCAGGTAACCACAACCCTCTGCTCTTAGATGGAGAAGAAGAATGTAAGGGGAGGAGGgcgagggtgggagggagggcaagggCAGAAGCCAGCGTTCCCAGGGAGACCTCTGTAACGAAAGGCCAGTTCTCGgatgtgggaggggagggcaaggAACGAGTCAGAAAGTGTGCTCTCCCGCCAGGCTGGGAACAGGGAGCGCCCTGGAGGGGGACGGGAGGGGTCTGCCCCAGCCTTGCCAGGGCAGCGTCAGCCGGCAGCTCTCCCTCTTCCGCCCCAGAAAACCCCCGCAGAGTCGCGGGAGCACAACCGGGACTGCATCCTCCTTGACTTCTTTGATGACCACGACATCTGGCACTTCCTCTCCTCCATCGCCATGTTCGGGTCATTCCTGGTACGTGAGAGTCTTCTGTCCTGAGTGGGGAGGGTGGAGTAGAGGTGGAGGTTGCCTCCTTTCCTGTGTGTGACTCAGCGTCCACCCCCCAGGTGTTGCTGACACTGGACGACGACCTGGACACGGTGCAGCGGGACAAGATCTACGTCTTCTAGCGGGCGCCGGGTCCCTTGCTTCACTCATGAGGCCCTGTGCGCCTCGGCCTCACTGCCCAGAGCCTCCATAGTGCCAGAGGCGtgagtcccagccctgctgcccagtGCTGGGTGGTGGC
This region includes:
- the SIDT2 gene encoding SID1 transmembrane family member 2 isoform X5, which translates into the protein MRQLCIAMERSLDPVGTRPRLDSMSSVEEDDYDTLTDIDSDKNVIRTKQYLYVADLARKDKRVLRKKYQIYFWNIATIAVFYALPVVQLVITYQTVVNVTGNQDICYYNFLCAHPLGNLSAFNNILSNLGYILLGLLFLLIILQREINHNRALLRNDLYALECGIPKHFGLFYAMGTALMMEGLLSACYHVCPNYTNFQFDTSFMYMIAGLCMLKLYQKRHPDINASAYSAYACLAIVIFFSVLGVVFGKGNTAFWIVFSIIHITATLLLSTQLYYMGRWKLDSGICRRIFHVLYTDCIRQCSGPLYVDRMVLLVMGNIINWSLAAYGLIMRPNDFASYLLAIGICNLLLYFAFYIIMKLRSGERIKLIPLLCIICTSVVWGFALFFFFQGLSTWQKTPAESREHNRDCILLDFFDDHDIWHFLSSIAMFGSFLVLLTLDDDLDTVQRDKIYVF
- the SIDT2 gene encoding SID1 transmembrane family member 2 isoform X1, with the translated sequence MFALGLPFLALLVASVDSHLGVLGPKNVSQKDAEFERTYMDEVNSELVNIYTFNHTVTRNRTEGVRVSVNVLNKQKGAPLLFVVRQKEAVVSFQVPLILRGLYQRKYLYQKVERTLCQPPTKNESEVQFFYVDVSTLSPVNTTYQLRVSRMDDFVLRTGEQFSFNTTAAQPQYFKYEFPEGVDSVIVKVTSNKAFPCSVISIQDVLCPVYDLDNNVAFIGMYQTMTKKAAITVQRKDFPSNSFYVVVVVKTEDQACGGSLPFYPFVEDEPVDQGHRQKTLSVLVSRAVTSQAYVGGMLFCLGIFLSFYLLTVFLACWENWRQKKKTLLVAMDRACPESGHPRVLADSFPGSPPYEGYNYGSFDNGSGSTDGLVDSTGTGDLSYGYQGQDQFKRRLPFGQMRQLCIAMERSLDPVGTRPRLDSMSSVEEDDYDTLTDIDSDKNVIRTKQYLYVADLARKDKRVLRKKYQIYFWNIATIAVFYALPVVQLVITYQTVVNVTGNQDICYYNFLCAHPLGNLSAFNNILSNLGYILLGLLFLLIILQREINHNRALLRNDLYALECGIPKHFGLFYAMGTALMMEGLLSACYHVCPNYTNFQFDTSFMYMIAGLCMLKLYQKRHPDINASAYSAYACLAIVIFFSVLGVVFGKGNTAFWIVFSIIHITATLLLSTQLYYMGRWKLDSGICRRIFHVLYTDCIRQCSGPLYVDRMVLLVMGNIINWSLAAYGLIMRPNDFASYLLAIGICNLLLYFAFYIIMKLRSGERIKLIPLLCIICTSVVWGFALFFFFQGLSTWQKTPAESREHNRDCILLDFFDDHDIWHFLSSIAMFGSFLVLLTLDDDLDTVQRDKIYVF
- the SIDT2 gene encoding SID1 transmembrane family member 2 isoform X4, yielding MFALGLPFLALLVASVDSHLGVLGPKNVSQKDAEFERTYMDEVNSELVNIYTFNHTVTRNRTEGVRVSVNVLNKQKGAPLLFVVRQKEAVVSFQVPLILRGLYQRKYLYQKVERTLCQPPTKNESEVQFFYVDVSTLSPVNTTYQLRVSRMDDFVLRTGEQFSFNTTAAQPQYFKYEFPEGVDSVIVKVTSNKAFPCSVISIQDVLCPVYDLDNNVAFIGMYQTMTKKAAITVQRKDFPSNSFYVVVVVKTEDQACGGSLPFYPFVEDEPVDQGHRQKTLSVLVSRAVTSQAYVGGMLFCLGIFLSFYLLTVFLACWENWRQKKKTLLVAMDRACPESGHPRVLADSFPGSPPYEGYNYGSFDNGSGSTDGLVDSTGTGDLSYGYQERSLDPVGTRPRLDSMSSVEEDDYDTLTDIDSDKNVIRTKQYLYVADLARKDKRVLRKKYQIYFWNIATIAVFYALPVVQLVITYQTVVNVTGNQDICYYNFLCAHPLGNLSAFNNILSNLGYILLGLLFLLIILQREINHNRALLRNDLYALECGIPKHFGLFYAMGTALMMEGLLSACYHVCPNYTNFQFDTSFMYMIAGLCMLKLYQKRHPDINASAYSAYACLAIVIFFSVLGVVFGKGNTAFWIVFSIIHITATLLLSTQLYYMGRWKLDSGICRRIFHVLYTDCIRQCSGPLYVDRMVLLVMGNIINWSLAAYGLIMRPNDFASYLLAIGICNLLLYFAFYIIMKKTPAESREHNRDCILLDFFDDHDIWHFLSSIAMFGSFLVLLTLDDDLDTVQRDKIYVF